The following are encoded in a window of Gossypium raimondii isolate GPD5lz chromosome 13, ASM2569854v1, whole genome shotgun sequence genomic DNA:
- the LOC105781761 gene encoding probable 2-oxoglutarate-dependent dioxygenase AOP1, which translates to MGVNAKIEVPVIEFCSSDLERGTDGWRHLCKRVREACETYGCFEVVYQRVSKKVREEMFGLVKELVQVPLERKQKNASPLPYHGWVGPCSQVSLLYEGFGLGDASNYDSVKRFAQLMWPDGHPRFCDTVHTLATQMEELNKLIWLMIFESYGLGEKLESLMINYKTLVRMMKYMAPPPGEYESGLFAHTEKPVSTVICEDQVSGLEIEVKDGQWIKLSNLSPSSFVFVVGDPLKAWSNGRLKAVNHRVMMSGDKDRYSIAAFAIPGEGTIIKAPKELIDEQHPQLYKDFNFMDFFRFAFSDRAKNIESGQQLHAFASLSPPISD; encoded by the exons atGGGTGTCAATGCTAAAATTGAGGTCCCAGTCATTGAGTTCTGTTCATCGGATTTAGAGCGAGGAACTGATGGGTGGCGCCATTTGTGCAAGAGGGTTCGAGAGGCTTGTGAAACTTATGGTTGTTTTGAGGTGGTGTACCAAAGGGTATCAAAAAAAGTCCGAGAGGAGATGTTCGGGTTGGTGAAAGAATTGGTCCAGGTCCCATTGGAGAGGAAACAAAAGAACGCTAGTCCCTTGCCTTACCATGGCTGGGTTGGACCATGCAGTCAAGTTTCTTTGTTGTATGAAGGCTTTGGACTTGGAGATGCCTCTAATTATGACTCTGTTAAAAGATTTGCTCAACTTATGTGGCCTGATGGTCACCCACGCTTTTG TGACACTGTACACACATTGGCGACACAAATGGAAGAGTTGAAcaagttaatttggttaatgatATTTGAAAGTTACGGATTAGGAGAGAAACTTGAGTCACTAAtgataaactataaaacatTGGTGCGGATGATGAAATACATGGCACCTCCACCAGGGGAGTATGAGAGTGGACTCTTTGCTCATACGGAAAAGCCAGTTAGCACAGTCATTTGTGAGGATCAGGTTTCAGGGCTAGAAATTGAGGTCAAGGACGGCCAATGGATCAAGTTATCTAATTTATCTCCTTCTTCTTTTGTCTTCGTGGTTGGAGATCCTCTCAAG gcATGGAGTAATGGGAGATTGAAAGCGGTGAATCATAGAGTGATGATGAGCGGAGATAAAGATCGATATTCAATAGCCGCCTTCGCCATTCCAGGTGAGGGTACCATAATTAAGGCACCCAAAGAGCTTATAGATGAGCAACATCCTCAGCTTTACAAGGACTTTAATTTCATGGACTTCTTTCGTTTTGCCTTTTCCGACCGCGCAAAGAACATCGAATCCGGCCAACAACTCCACGCCTTTGCTTCTCTCTCACCACCAATTTCCGATTAA